In a single window of the Podospora pseudocomata strain CBS 415.72m chromosome 2 map unlocalized CBS415.72m_2, whole genome shotgun sequence genome:
- a CDS encoding uncharacterized protein (EggNog:ENOG503P4QT) — protein sequence MSKSRAPLALGALAASGIGYYLYSAGGNPRAAEKQFESDAHRAAAKLESKIPTNYPTHTTHKAEKEGTRLGHEVGTKIDSAVTTVNRDLSQAKHEAEAIAKQAKADTLKKIDEFDRTVEEKAAKSKSYLSSWFGSK from the exons ATGTCCAAGTCTCGCgcccccctcgccctcggtgccctcgccgcctcagGCATTGGTTACTACCTCTACAGCGCCGGCGGCAACCCCAGAGCAGCCGAGAAGCAGTTTGAGA GCGACGCCCAccgcgccgccgccaaactCGAATCCAAGATTCCCACCAACTACCCAACCCACACAACCCACAAGGCCGAGAAAGAAGGCACCCGCCTCGGCCACGAGGTCGGCACCAAAATTGACTCTGCT GTAACCACCGTCAACCGCGACCTCAGCCAAGCCAAGCACGAAGCCGAGGCCATCGCCAAACAAGCCAAGGCCGATACCCTCAAGAAGATTGACGAGTTTGATCGGAcggtcgaggagaaggccgccAAGAGCAAGAGCTACCTTAGCTCGTGGTTCGGGAGCAAGTAA
- the OSH3 gene encoding Oxysterol-binding protein 3 (BUSCO:EOG09261QYO; EggNog:ENOG503NVUP; COG:I), with translation MAGIEQLEIHSKAYIVRWVKVDVGHTISWSVQPHKKSINFGIVKHPGTGETNLTSLADDAGLADQHTEGVAESKPGLFAKRDASTAQDQLAKKGFIPIHWHGKCEADKVSVGTYDVTQAGMFGLVFDNTFSKQTSKTATFVLLTYPTGAPPQTARNLPNLQAGPLASASRTSLGKHGSPRLGAAASESVDSLPSHTRGRALSTATAAGKSESGVSSSYHVGVLLKRRRKKGQGYAKRFFSLDYTTCTLSYYHNRNSSALRGAIPLSLAAVAADERRREITIDSGAEVWHLKASNAKEFSDWARALERASKIARGVELPATQPVSSESQGGVAPVPHITIPNSAQDEEREWRQVESLVSRMVGTRDALRRLVKDMAAEKQPPSGHGYLSPSTPTLPEETEGYFGPPTTASAADKKSFWKRKASGAASPLTPQSFQTAASSSLTIPASGHSTPTQNGFKKQYGALQQEGPNTLENCTALLSDLDSVVMEFSTLLATSKRRRLPAQLSAQPRASIESSASTVDEFFDAEAGDADRSTNQLMIIEHHSEDDTQASDVEESIHESSSVSSIEDEDDYAQNAEGGANLFPPKPKSLIPLPITEPVTRRKTIPPAKVAPPSLIAFVRKNVGKDLSTISMPVSANEPTSLLHRVSEQLEYAQLLDAAAKHPDPKDRLLYMTAFAISGFSNTRAKERSIRKPFNPLLGETFELVRSEAEVPGGFRLLVEKVTHRPVRLAMQADSALWSFSQFPAPSQKFWGKSAEITTEGRVRVSLRLPDGTDEHYSWTIATVFLRNVVMGEKYVEPVGSMNVNNDTTGAKAVIEFVAKGVFGGRGEEVKVETYGPNGSKLGAGLGGTWTNGLKVVPGNKEIWKPGQLVENAVNTYGMTTFAASLNEITPIEKGKLPPTDTRLRPDQRFAEQGDLDQAEEWKVKLEEAQRVRRRVLEESGEEYKPKWFVKVAGGEGQGGEEVWKLKGGKDGYWEERARGKWEGVVDIFAG, from the exons ATGGCAGGCATTGAGCAATTGGAAATCCACAGCAAG GCCTACATTGTACGATGGGTCAAAGTAGATGTTGGCCACACCATCTCCTGGAGCGTGCAACCTCACAAGAAGTCCAT TAACTTTGGCATTGTTAAGCACCCCGGGACCGGCGAAACGAATCTGACCTCCTTGGCCGACGATGCAGGGCTTGCCGATCAACACACCGAAGGCGTCGCCGAGTCGAAACCCGGTCTCTTTGCGAAAAGGGACGCTAGTACCGCCCAAGATCAGCTCGCCAAAAAGGGCTTTATACCGATACACTGGCATGGAAAATGCGAAGCAGACAAGGTCTCGGTCGGCACCTACGATGTTACACAGGCTGGCATGTTTGGCCTAGTTTTTGACAATACCTTCTCGAAGCAAACATCCAAGACGGCGACATTCGTCCTTCTAACATATCCGACCGGCGCCCCTCCTCAGACTGCACGAAATCTACCCAATCTACAGGCGGGACCTCTTGCCAGCGCGAGTAGGACGAGCTTGGGCAAGCATGGCAGCCCCCGGCTCGGTGCTGCTGCCTCGGAATCCGTCGACAGTCTACCCAGCCACACCCGAGGACGCGCATTGTCCACAGCTACCGCTGCCGGTAAGAGTGAGAGCGGCGTGTCTAGCTCCTATCATGTTGGCGTCCTGCTCAAGAGGAGGCGCAAGAAGGGGCAGGGCTACGCCAAGCGTTTCTTCTCTCTGGACTATACGACTTGTACTCTGTCTTACTATCATAACCGCAACTCCTCGGCTCTTAGGGGGGCTATTCCGCTTAGCTTGGCTGCGGTCGCAGCGGACGAGAGGAGACGCGAGATTACCATTGACTCTGGAGCTGAGGTATGGCACTTGAAAGCATCGAATGCCAAGGAATTCAGCGATTGGGCACGGGCGCTGGAACGGGCAAGCAAGATTGCTCGGGGGGTGGAATTGCCTGCCACTCAACCAGTGTCCTCGGAAAGTCAGGGGGGAGTTGCACCGGTACCTCATATCACCATTCCAAACAGCGCGCAagacgaggagagggagtggaggCAAGTTGAATCTCTGGTCAGCAGGATGGTAGGCACCAGAGATGCTCTTCGGCGCCTGGTAAAGGATATGGCTGCCGAAAAGCAGCCACCTAGCGGCCATGGATACCTTTCTCCAAGCACTCCTACACTTCCAGAGGAGACCGAAGGTTATTTCGGCCCGCCGACAACCGCATCAGCAGCAGATAAAAAGTCTTTCTGGAAGCGCAAGGCTAGCGGCGCCGCGTCTCCTCTCACCCCCCAGTCTTTCCAGACAGCTGCCAGTTCCTCGTTGACAATACCAGCATCGGGCCATAGCACCCCAACACAAAATGGGTTCAAGAAACAATATGGTGCTCTCCAGCAGGAAGGGCCAAATACTCTGGAGAATTGCACCGCGCTGTTGAGCGATCTGGATTCAGTCGTGATGGAGTTCTCGACTCTTCTCGCCACCAGCAAACGGCGACGGTTGCCTGCACAATTATCTGCTCAGCCAAGAGCAAGCATTGAGTCGTCCGCTTCAACGGTCGACGAGTTCTTTGATGCTGAAGCCGGTGATGCGGATAGGTCGACAAACCAGCTGATGATCATCGAGCACCATAGTGAGGATGATACCCAGGCATCAGATGTTGAGGAATCGATCCACGAGTCCTCGTCTGTCTCTTCGattgaagatgaagacgactATGCTCAGAACGCAGAGGGTGGTGCCAACCTGTTCCCACCAAAGCCGAAATCATTGATCCCCCTTCCAATCACGGAACCAGTCACCAGACGCAAGACGATCCCGCCAGCCAAGGTAGCGCCCCCAAGTTTGATCGCGTTCGTCCGCAAGAACGTCGGCAAGGATCTTAGCACGATCAGCATGCCTGTTTCTGCCAACGAGCCGACGTCGTTGCTCCACCGCGTTTCTGAACAGCTCGAGTACGCTCAACTTTTGGATGCGGCCGCTAAGCATCCTGACCCCAAGGACAGGTTGTTGTACATGACTGCATTTGCGATCTCTGGGTTCAGCAACACCAGGGCAAAGGAGAGGTCGATTCGCAAGCCCTTTAACCCACTCCTTGGTGAAACCTTTGAGCTTGTCCGTTCCGAGGCAGAAGTGCCTGGTGGTTTCAGGCTTCTTGTCGAGAAGGTCACTCATCGTCCTGTCCGGTTGGCTATGCAAGCTGATAGTGCGCTGTGGTCTTTCTCTCAGTTCCCGGCTCCGTCCCAGAAGTTTTGGGGTAAATCTGCCGAGATTACCACTGAAGGCCGGGTAAGGGTTAGCTTGCGTTTGCCAGACGGCACAGACGAGCACTACAGCTGGACCATTGCCACTGTTTTCTTGCGCAATGTGGTCATGGGTGAGAAATACGTCGAGCCGGTTGGGAGCATGAACGTGAACAATGATACGACCGGGGCCAAGGCTGTCATCGAGTTTGTAGCAAAGGGTGTTTTCGGCGGCAGGGGAGAAGAGGTCAAGGTGGAGACGTACGGCCCCAACGGCAGCAAATTGggtgctgggttggggggcacTTGGACCAACGGGCTGAAAGTTGTGCCGGGAAACAAGGAAATCTGGAAGCCGGGGCAGTTGGTCGAGAACGCGGTGAATACCTATGGTATGACTACCTTTGCCGCCAGTCTGAACGAGATCACGCCGATTGAAAAGGGGAAGCTGCCGCCTACGGATACGAGGTTGAGGCCTGATCAGAGGTTTGCGGAGCAAGGGGATTTGGACCAGGCGGAGGAGTGGAAggtgaagctggaggaggcgcagagggtgaggagacgggtgttggaggagagtGGGGAGGAGTATAAGCCCAAGTGGTTTGTCAAGGTtgccgggggggagggccaagggggggaggaggtgtggaagttgaagggagggaaggacgGGTattgggaggagagggctagggggaagtgggagggggtggtggatattTTTGCTGGgtag
- a CDS encoding uncharacterized protein (EggNog:ENOG503P615; COG:S), whose protein sequence is MSLGVTQPWRAWSQRSRIPRFYWSSSAAIVPFSGYQRAFFHAGRSNLAKTTPKPANNARPSAHASAKAAATKNAQNLVSRLEILPYQPHGAIPVTVDYLGTNPSWGSRQKQASKHRAALKAAQHIDERHKRVSDWRLILETLLKQTPILDHDILVVKVRLPDDGFKRLEDDFHDNFWDICSRTGCRMRLYTTTNRKRTGSVPSVWESGLKGLEWSATQEKFILIFGGLDNVTAAYNGVVRAVKGGILVGTRTEDNWEDLLQLSPKTVEELSLRIAGPKAKDSKQRKDSTTEMQFRKPVSRPRELARFHEIHPEPYRLAVRADQIPPLEPGEIWTKASFLRYVRRLVGGQLTPGEHRFLYGNEVDEQATHVDVVVRQLQRAFYDEECVDAVSLPALKDALRYLAQSPHGSRFTHVPGGLVRRVKSLGLKLDADVFNWVAQFAVKSKHLRAFQRTLGAMVREGHAPNFKTWFLFLRIIKAEDVRRYVLRAMNTKGYLTDSECMRRIYAEMAGLDLHRALELKQDFQSFLQSQRDLYGPDWRLTVWIGNILIHKYGTSGQLNNLFQVLEAMIAAGERPDIITLNTILSHCRDQRKLGLAKSTLEFFSKHSLAQPDEITYRLLFSMAWTSRRLHLTTYIFRHAVLAGFDSHLMRSRVATLLKATSPDFTEYLGFSTLPEKWVQAGRFVRSKRHLAKILVLEKSLIQRGVSRVERWKQWLNKETAKVCLSKPDIYKRLLLSDFRRHDYWKHRASAAPTNDIRSFWDWSKTAHLSLRPRFSLCEMIKRATAKDEALLKAARKNRWFVFEARELLAVRRGKKPGVPGRGAIHVQKDEPKIQQPKPLAARGERERRRKELRSGQSKRDTPGRNVRL, encoded by the coding sequence ATGAGCCTGGGAGTCACGCAACCTTGGAGGGCCTGGTCGCAACGCTCACGGATTCCCCGGTTCTACTGGTCCTCCTCGGCTGCGATTGTCCCATTTTCCGGATACCAGAGAGCCTTCTTCCACGCCGGCCGCTCGAACCttgccaaaaccaccccgaAGCCAGCAAACAATGCACGCCCGAGTGCTCATGCCTCCGCCAAGGCCGCCGCCACTAAGAATGCACAGAACTTGGTGAGCCGGTTGGAGATTCTGCCATACCAACCTCACGGGGCGATTCCCGTTACTGTCGACTATCTAGGCACCAACCCAAGCTGGGGATCTCGACAGAAACAAGCCTCGAAGCACCGCGCCGCTCTCAAAGCAGCACAACATATCGACGAGCGTCACAAGCGGGTATCAGACTGGCGTCTCATTCTCGAGACTCTGTTGAAGCAGACTCCTATTCTTGATCACGACATTCTTGTGGTCAAGGTACGACTTCCAGATGACGGCTTCAAGCGCTTGGAAGACGACTTTCATGACAACTTTTGGGATATTTGTTCGCGAACAGGATGTCGGATGAGGTTATACACTACGACAAATAGGAAACGAACGGGGTCGGTACCATCCGTGTGGGAGAGTGGGCTAAAAGGGTTGGAATGGAGTGCTACACAGGAGAAGTTTATCCTGATCTTTGGTGGGCTTGATAACGTCACAGCGGCCTATAACGGGGTTGTTCGCGCAGTGAAGGGTGGCATTCTCGTTGGAACTCGAACCGAGGATAATTGGGAAGACCTGCTGCAGCTTTCACCGAAGACAGTGGAGGAGCTGTCTTTGCGAATCGCGGGTCCCAAAGCCAAAGACTCGAAGCAGAGAAAGGACAGCACAACGGAGATGCAGTTCAGGAAGCCCGTCTCGCGTCCCCGTGAACTAGCGAGGTTTCATGAAATTCACCCAGAGCCATATCGCCTCGCGGTTAGGGCAGATCAGATTCCACCCTTGGAACCTGGCGAGATTTGGACCAAGGCTTCTTTCCTGCGTTACGTTCGCCGACTCGTGGGTGGCCAACTGACGCCTGGTGAGCACCGCTTCTTATACGGGAatgaggttgatgaacaGGCCACACATGTGGATGTCGTTGTCCGCCAGCTGCAGCGCGCTTTTTATGATGAGGAGTGCGTTGATGCAGTTTCGCTTCCCGCCCTCAAAGACGCTCTTCGATATCTCGCCCAATCACCTCATGGATCCCGCTTCACCCATGTGCCAGGCGGGCTGGTACGCCGCGTGAAGTCTTTAGGTCTTAAACTCGATGCCGATGTTTTCAACTGGGTTGCCCAATTCGCAGTCAAATCCAAACACCTCCGAGCCTTCCAGCGGACGCTCGGTGCGATGGTTCGAGAAGGGCATGCGCCAAACTTCAAAActtggtttcttttcttgcgAATAATCAAGGCCGAAGACGTCAGGCGCTACGTTCTGCGGGCGATGAACACGAAGGGTTATCTTACTGACTCAGAATGCATGCGCCGGATATACGCAGAGATGGCTGGCCTCGACCTGCACCGGGCTCTTGAACTGAAGCAAGATTTTCAGTCTTTTCTTCAGAGCCAGCGCGACCTTTATGGTCCCGATTGGCGCCTGACGGTCTGGATCGGGAATATCTTGATTCACAAGTACGGCACCTCAGGGcagctcaacaacctctttcAGGTTCTTGAGGCTATGATTGCTGCTGGAGAAAGGCCGGATATAATTACGTTGAATACAATACTCTCCCATTGCCGGGACCAGCGGAAACTCGGCTTGGCGAAGTCGACCTTGGAATTCTTTTCCAAGCACAGCCTGGCACAGCCAGACGAGATCACATACCGGCTGCTCTTCTCGATGGCCTGGACATCCAGGCGCCTCCACCTGACTACCTACATATTCCGTCATGCCGTCCTCGCCGGGTTTGACTCACATCTGATGAGATCCCGCGTCGCGACGCTCCTGAAGGCGACCTCGCCTGATTTCACAGAGTACCTGGGATTCTCTACTTTGCCTGAAAAGTGGGTACAGGCAGGTCGTTTCGTTCGAAGCAAACGACATTTGGCCAAGATTTTAGTTCTGGAAAAGTCGTTGATCCAGAGGGGAGTTTCCAGAGTGGAACGGTGGAAGCAGTGGCTGAACAAAGAGACGGCAAAGGTCTGCCTGTCAAAGCCCGACATCTACAAACGGCTGTTGCTATCTGACTTTCGCCGTCATGATTATTGGAAACATCGGGCATCAGCGGCACCCACCAACGATATCCGCTCTTTCTGGGACTGGTCAAAAACGGCACATCTCTCTCTCAGGCCGAGATTTTCACTTTGTGAGATGATCAAGCGGGCTACAGCCAAGGATGAGGCCCTGCtcaaggcggcgaggaaAAATAGGTGGTTTGTTTTTGAGGCGAGGGAGCTGCTGGCCGTGCGCCGGGGGAAAAAGCCTGGGGTTCCAGGTCGCGGTGCAATTCACGTGCAGAAAGATGAGCCTAAGATCCAGCAACCGAAACCGCTGGCGGCacggggggaaagggagagacGGAGGAAGGAGCTGAGGTCAGGGCAATCCAAAAGAGATACACCCGGGAGGAACGTGAGATTATAG
- the prp1 gene encoding U4/U6 x U5 tri-snRNP complex subunit Prp1 (COG:A; EggNog:ENOG503NUH9) has product MSRRDFLSMPAPENYVAGLGRGATGFTTRSDLGPAREGPSEDQIKAAVAKRTAQLGLGGDNAKDDDNDDAARYQDPDNEVGLFAGGFYDKEDEEADKIWEDIDEKMASRRRKQREAREKAEQEEYERQNPKIQQQFAGLKRKLAELTDEDWANIPEAKDATGKTKRARQARIERFYAVPDSVLAAARDQGQFGTTVADDGTATSATPGGTETTTDFAKIGAARDKVLKARLEQTSQTSGLATAGSATSLDPRGYLTSLASTQGAEQSIGDIEQFRKMLKSAVDSNPKQASSWMAAARLEMTAGKPGAARKLIAAGCQHCPKNEDIWLENININDTHNAKIIAAEAIRNNPKSVKLWVAAMKLENDQRSRKKVIRKALDHNPQSEALWIHAVNLEEDVEDARILLAKATELIPESLDLWLRLAHLETPENARKVLNKAVKKLPNSHELWIAAARLEEQLGEGARRPVMRNAVKFLVKQNAMPKREEWIAEAEKCEEEGAVITCSNIIEETLGWGLDEDDDRKELWMEDAKASVSREKYATARAIYAYALRVFPNSKSLYLAAVDLEREHGNKDDLWNALEKAVEACPHQETFWLMLAREKAGEINEARRVLARAFKQNPDNEDIWLAAVKLEADNGFIGQARDLLKTARQNAPTDRVWMRSVAFERQLGNSEAALDLVIDALRLFPNAPKLWMMKGQIYEDMDQPAQAREAYGAGVRAVPSSVPLWLLYSRLEERLNNVVKARSVLDRARQAIPKSAELWTELIRLERRAGNITQAKTLMATALQQMPKSGLLWAERILHLEQRTQRKSLLAEAMKKVENDPVLMVTAAYILWKERKLEQADKWFERALKLDTDHGDTWAWYYKFLLQHGTEEKRAGLVSRCVLAEPRHGEYWQRVAKMPKNAGKGTEEMLKLVAASLPE; this is encoded by the exons ATGTCACGGAGGGACTTCCTTAGCATGCCCGCGCCCGAGAACTACGTCGCTGGTCTCGGGCGTGGTGCCACTGGCTTTACCACCAGATCTGACTTGGGTCCGGCGCGAGAAGGTCCCAGCGAAGACCAAATCAAGGCTGCCGTCGCAAAGAGGACAGCGCAATTGGGACTCGGCGGCGACAATGCGAAAGATGATGACAACGATGATGCCGCTCGATATCAGGATCCAGACAACGAGGTTGGCCTGTTTGCCGGCGGTTTCTATGAtaaggaggatgaagaggcaGACAAGATCTGGGAAGATATAGACGAGAAGATggcaagcaggaggagaaagcAAAG GGAAGCACGAGAAAAAGCCGAACAAGAAGAATACGAGCGACAGAACCCAAAGATTCAGCAGCAGTTTGCCGGGCTCAAGAGAAAATTGGCCGAGCTCACCGACGAAGATTGGGCGAACATACCCGAGGCAAAGGATGCCACCGGCAAGACCAAGAGGGCACGACAAGCGAGGATAGAGAGATTCTATGCTGTGCCCGACAGCGTGCTAGCTGCTGCGAGAGACCAGGGTCAGTTTGGCACGACAGTTGCGGACGATGGGACTGCTACCAGCGCTACTCCCGGAGGAACCGAAACGACGACGGATTTTGCAAAGATCGGTGCCGCCCGCGACAAGGTGTTGAAGGCAAGACTTGAGCAGACATCGCAAACCAGCGGGCTTGCTACGGCAGGTAGCGCCACGAGTCTGGATCCGAGGGGTTACTTGACCTCACTAGCCAGCACCCAAGGTGCAGAGCAGAGTATCGGTGATATTGAGCAGTTCAGAAAGATGTTGAAGTCTGCTGTAGATTCAAACCCCAAACAGGCGTCCAGTTGGATGGCTGCGGCAAGATTGGAGATGACAGCAGGGAAACCGGGTGCCGCCCGCAAGTTGATTGCGGCTGGGTGCCAGCATTGCCCCAAGAATGAGGATATCTGGCTTGAGaatatcaacatcaacgacacTCACAATGCCAAGATTATTGCGGCTGAAGCTATCCGCAACAACCCAAAGTCGGTGAAGCTCTGGGTGGCGGCCATGAAACTGGAGAATGACCAAAGATCACGGAAGAAGGTGATCCGAAAGGCGCTGGATCATAACCCGCAATCCGAGGCTTTATGGATTCATGCGGTGAACCTGGAAGAAGATGTGGAAGATGCCCGCATTTTGCTAGCCAAGGCCACTGAGCTTATCCCCGAATCACTCGACTTGTGGCTGAGACTGGCACATTTAGAGACCCCGGAGAATGCTCGCAAGGTGCTCAACAAGGCCGTCAAGAAgctccccaactcccacgAGCTGTGGATTGCGGCCGCTCGCctggaggagcagcttggtgagggtgcAAGACGACCAGTCATGAGGAACGCCGTTAAGTTCTTGGTCAAGCAAAACGCCATGCCCAAGCGTGAAGAATGGATTGCTGAGGCTGAAAAGtgcgaggaagaaggcgcGGTCATCACCTGCAGCAATATCATCGAAGAGACCCTCGGCTGGGGgctggacgaggacgacgaccGCAAGGAGCTCTGGATGGAAGATGCCAAAGCCAGTGTCAGCCGCGAAAAGTACGCCACCGCCCGGGCGATATACGCCTATGCTCTTCGTGTCttccccaacagcaagagCCTTTACCTCGCCGCCGTTGACCTGGAGAGAGAGCATGGCAACAAGGATGACCTCTGGAACGCGCTTGAAAAAGCCGTCGAGGCCTGCCCTCACCAAGAGACCTTCTGGCTCATGCTGGCCCGCGAAAAGGCAGGCGAGATTAACGAGGCTCGTCGCGTTCTGGCCCGTGCCTTCAAGCAAAACCCCGATAACGAGGACATCTGGCTTGCGGCTGTCAAGCTTGAGGCTGACAACGGCTTTATCGGTCAAGCCCGCGACCTGCTCAAGACTGCCCGGCAAAACGCCCCTACCGATCGTGTCTGGATGCGTTCCGTGGCCTTTGAGCGCCAGCTAGGCAACAGCGAAGCCGCCCTTGACCTCGTCATTGATGCACTCCGCCTCTTCCCTAACGCTCCAAAGCtttggatgatgaaggggcAGATTTACGAGGACATGGACCAGCCGGCGCAGGCAAGGGAGGCATATGGTGCCGGTGTCCGCGCCGTTCCTTCGTCGGTCCCCTTGTGGCTTTTGTACTCCCGTCTGGAGGAGCGCCTCAACAACGTGGTCAAGGCCCGTTCCGTCCTCGACAGAGCAAGGCAGGCAATTCCCAAATCGGCGGAGCTGTGGACTGAGCTCATCCGTCTTGAGCGTCGCGCCGGTAACATCACTCAGGCCAAGACCCTCATGGCTACTGCCCTGCAGCAGATGCCCAAGAGCGGTCTCCTCTGGGCGGAGAGGATTCTTCACCTGGAACAGCGAACCCAGCGCAAATCGCTGCTGGCGGAGGCGATGAAGAAAGTGGAGAACGACCCGGTGCTGATGGTGACGGCGGCGTATATCCTCTGGAAAGAGAGGAAACTCGAGCAGGCGGATAAATGGTTTGAGAGAGCGCTGAAGCTGGACACGGACCATGGGGATACGTGGGCGTGGTATTACAAGTTTTTGCTGCAGCATGGGACGGAAGAGAAgagggctgggttggtgagcAGGTGTGTTTTGGCGGAGCCGAGACATGGGGAGTATTGGCAGCGGGTGGCCAAGATGCCGAAGAATGCGGGGAAGGGTACggaggagatgttgaagTTGGTTGCTGCTTCTTTGCCGGAGTAG
- a CDS encoding uncharacterized protein (EggNog:ENOG503NUHX; COG:S), translated as MPRIKHHRSSRRVPPPKDSDFDHEINLVDKSEAEDDSIGPPTAGPSSSLQDSTRESALGVSDRENGDASNARVGVADEEERPRPSIHINEPIPLREDVVDAVNAGTARRKSVSKKKAPESAIEILYENQRGGFLCGIPLFSSKALGNLDPTAWTNYAHKPSPTDIHTAQVPDPSWEWAWPEWKINKDDNVDDEGWEYSFAFSKKFSWHKARWWNSFVRRRAWIRKRVRKDSGYIAQDPQMLNPEYFSVRPSSEMSRERERERSSSRMSKRTASPRGSRLSMSSTKSGGAEQPDDIEHVGDLLAVLRTSRIDREKIEAVDNYLEHAQEDLAGLQKVMHEIMSLFVFQASRRVLLTRLTEIHDQTVAQSKKKGKDEDGELQRRARNLADAVKHADEEVRKLEYWSDVKGMAEEGDSTGAVDHRKGWDPSWQGVDKSGPSEPAPPNGETKN; from the exons ATGCCGAGAATAAAACATCACCGCTCGTCGCGTCGCGTGCCCCCGCCCAAAGATAGCGACTTCGACCACGAGATCAACCTCGTTGACAAgtccgaggccgaggacgacTCCATCGGGCCTCCTACTGCGGGGCCGTCTTCGTCATTGCAGGACTCAACACGGGAGTCAGCACTAGGGGTATCTGATCGTGAGAATGGTGATGCCAGCAATGCGCGAGTAGGTGTAGCAGACGAGGAGGAACGCCCGCGCCCCTCCATCCACATCAATG AGCCTATACCATTACGGGAAGACGTCGTCGACGCTGTCAACGCTGGGAcagcaaggaggaagagtgtGAGCAAGAAAAAGGCGCCTGAGTCGGCAATCGAGATTCTCTACGAGAACCAAAGAGGCGGCTTCCTCTGCGGGATACCTCTTTTCTCCTCCAAAGCCCTGGGCAACTTGGACCCAACAGCATGGACGAACTACGCCCACAAGCCCAGTCCGACAGATATACACACAGCTCAGGTGCCCGATCCTAGCTGGGAGTGGGCTTGGCCGGAGTGGAAAATCAACAAGGACGACAATGTCGACGATGAGGGCTGGGAGTATTCGTTTGCATTTTCTAAGAAGTTTTCATGGCACAAGGCGAGATGGTGGAACTCGTTTGTTCGTCGTCGAGCATGGATCAGGAAACGGGTCAGAAAAGATTCCGGGTACATTGCACAGGACCCCCAAATGCTCAATCCCGAGTACTTTTCCGTTCGACCGTCGTCAGAAATGAGTCGTGAACGCGAACGCGAACGCAGCTCGAGCAGGATGAGTAAACGGACTGCCAGCCCCCGAGGCAGCAGACTTAGCATGAGCTCAACGAAATCAGGTGGTGCTGAACAACCAGACGACATCGAGCATGTTGGCGATCTTCTGGCCGTACTGCGGACATCCCGAATCGACCGGGAAAAGATCGAGGCAGTGGACAATTACCTCGAACATGCACAGGAAGACCTGGCAGGGCTACAGAAGGTGATGCACGAGATCATGTCACTCTTTGTATTTCAGGCCTCGAGGAGGGTCTTGCTGACGAGATTGACCGAGATCCATGATCAAACGGTGGCACAAAGCAAGAAGAAAGGCAAGGACGAAGATGGAGAATTACAACGGCGGGCGAGGAATCTCGCCGACGCAGTCAAGCATGCAGATGAGGAGGTAAGAAAGCTTGAGTACTGGAGCGACGTCAAGGGAAtggctgaggagggcgatTCGACAGGAGCAGTGGATCATCGAAAGGGGTGGGATCCGTCGTGGCAAGGCGTTGATAAATCCGGCCCTTCAgagccagctcctccaaacGGCGAGACCAAAAATTGA